The following proteins come from a genomic window of Synechococcus sp. NB0720_010:
- a CDS encoding HAD-IA family hydrolase gives MSAPSGLLLDAMGTLIGLRQSVGESYAAVAETFGLTIAPEAINGVFAGLFRQAPELAFPGLSGEALLEAEERWWTTLVARVFAACGHECPLPEGFGTTLFQHFAKADPWLVYPDVRENLQRWQQRGLKLAVVSNFDQRLLPLLEALELSPLLDAVVVSSVVGAAKPSPLPLQAALQQLELPAEQVWHIGDSPEDQASAAAAGIRCLLIKRAKPNGTP, from the coding sequence ATGAGCGCACCCAGCGGCCTGTTGCTCGATGCCATGGGCACCCTGATTGGCCTGCGCCAGTCGGTCGGTGAGAGCTATGCAGCCGTGGCTGAGACGTTCGGCCTGACGATCGCCCCGGAGGCCATCAATGGCGTCTTTGCAGGTCTCTTTCGCCAGGCACCTGAGCTGGCCTTCCCTGGGCTCAGCGGTGAGGCACTGCTCGAGGCGGAAGAGCGCTGGTGGACCACCCTGGTCGCCCGGGTCTTCGCAGCCTGCGGCCACGAGTGTCCGCTGCCCGAAGGCTTTGGGACAACCCTGTTCCAGCACTTCGCCAAGGCTGACCCCTGGCTGGTCTACCCCGATGTGCGCGAGAACCTGCAGCGCTGGCAGCAGCGGGGGCTGAAGTTGGCGGTAGTCAGCAACTTCGATCAGCGCCTCCTGCCACTGCTCGAGGCCCTGGAGCTCAGTCCTCTGTTGGATGCCGTCGTCGTCTCCTCCGTGGTCGGAGCCGCCAAACCCAGTCCCCTGCCGCTGCAGGCTGCCCTGCAGCAACTGGAGCTCCCAGCCGAGCAGGTCTGGCACATCGGCGATAGCCCCGAGGACCAGGCCAGCGCCGCGGCCGCGGGGATCCGCTGCCTACTGATCAAGCGCGCGAAACCGAACGGCACCCCTTGA
- a CDS encoding type III pantothenate kinase, translated as MAELLLVGNSRWHWAERSPSGLRCWDSPPPDPDPAWSAPPLRAWAAVGALPAALALPEAQRMRLEQVPLAEAPAWLGIDRALAGWWAWRQQQGAVLVADAGTSLSLTLVDEKGRFAGGRLSAGLALQLRSLHQGTAQLPLTQPDAENLPPWPRETAAAMEVGCLQAMVGAVNQAMEQLEHGCTLWLTGGDAQRLAPWLNPSPLVVAPQLCLEALDQLS; from the coding sequence ATGGCCGAGCTGTTGCTGGTGGGCAACAGCCGATGGCACTGGGCGGAGCGCTCGCCCTCGGGCCTGCGCTGCTGGGATAGTCCGCCCCCGGATCCAGACCCGGCTTGGTCGGCGCCGCCATTGCGGGCTTGGGCCGCGGTGGGTGCTCTCCCTGCTGCCTTGGCCTTGCCAGAGGCGCAGCGCATGCGGCTGGAGCAGGTTCCCCTGGCCGAAGCCCCCGCCTGGCTTGGCATTGATCGCGCCCTGGCGGGCTGGTGGGCGTGGCGGCAGCAGCAGGGAGCGGTGCTGGTGGCCGATGCCGGCACCAGCTTGAGCCTCACCCTGGTGGATGAGAAGGGACGCTTTGCTGGCGGCCGTTTGAGCGCGGGCCTAGCGCTGCAGCTGCGCAGCCTGCATCAGGGAACCGCGCAGTTGCCGCTGACCCAGCCCGACGCCGAGAACCTGCCGCCCTGGCCGAGGGAGACCGCCGCTGCCATGGAGGTGGGCTGTCTGCAGGCGATGGTCGGTGCGGTCAATCAGGCGATGGAGCAGCTGGAGCACGGCTGCACGCTTTGGCTGACCGGCGGCGACGCCCAGCGCCTGGCCCCCTGGTTGAACCCGAGTCCGTTGGTTGTGGCCCCGCAGCTGTGTCTGGAGGCCCTGGATCAGCTCAGTTGA
- a CDS encoding NAD(P)/FAD-dependent oxidoreductase: MPPSEVEPAAVVVIGGGFGGLNTALQLAASGEHPSVLLLEPREHFLFLPLLYELLSGELKRWEIAPRYRELLAGSGVVWIQERANRIDRSRRTITTDRGRELPYSHAVIASGGQLETYGIPGVREHSIGFRELEDVEQIQGWIARLKTKQSPLQRIGIVGAGASGVELACKLADLLEGSAILELVEQGPELLPIAKAFNREQAGKALQQRDIRLRLNTRVASVDATGLQLQRLGDGTNSTEALRCDGVIWTAGLAASVPELQPPLPLDPRGRLKCSPSLQVEGSEDLFVLGDAAACPDSCGALYPANAQVAYQQASCIARNLQRLRLGASLEDFVWNDLGEMMGLGVGQASLTGMGVTLAGPAAFQLRRLAYLARMPGLPQQLKVAGGWLANWL, encoded by the coding sequence GTGCCCCCATCCGAGGTTGAGCCCGCAGCTGTTGTGGTGATCGGCGGTGGTTTCGGCGGACTCAACACCGCTCTGCAACTGGCGGCCTCCGGTGAGCACCCCTCGGTGCTGCTGCTGGAGCCCCGGGAGCACTTTCTGTTCTTACCCCTGCTCTACGAGCTGCTCAGTGGGGAGCTGAAGCGCTGGGAAATTGCCCCCCGCTACCGGGAACTTCTGGCGGGCTCCGGTGTGGTCTGGATCCAAGAGCGGGCGAACCGCATCGACCGCAGCCGCCGCACCATCACCACCGATCGCGGGCGCGAGCTGCCCTACAGCCACGCCGTCATTGCCAGTGGGGGACAACTGGAGACCTATGGGATCCCGGGAGTGCGCGAGCACTCCATTGGATTTCGTGAGCTGGAGGACGTCGAGCAGATCCAGGGCTGGATCGCGCGACTCAAAACCAAGCAGTCGCCGCTGCAGCGGATCGGGATCGTCGGCGCTGGGGCCAGCGGCGTTGAGCTGGCCTGCAAACTCGCGGATTTGCTGGAGGGCAGCGCCATCCTCGAGCTGGTGGAGCAAGGTCCAGAGCTGCTGCCCATCGCCAAGGCCTTCAACCGGGAGCAGGCCGGCAAGGCACTGCAACAACGGGACATCCGGCTGCGCCTGAATACCCGAGTGGCCAGCGTCGATGCCACCGGCCTGCAGCTGCAGCGGCTGGGGGATGGGACCAACAGCACCGAAGCCCTGCGCTGCGATGGGGTGATCTGGACCGCGGGCCTGGCCGCCAGCGTTCCGGAACTGCAGCCCCCGTTGCCGCTGGACCCGAGGGGCAGGCTGAAGTGCTCCCCCTCCCTTCAGGTGGAGGGCAGCGAAGACCTCTTTGTCCTGGGGGATGCCGCGGCCTGCCCGGACTCCTGCGGTGCGCTCTATCCCGCCAACGCCCAGGTGGCCTACCAACAGGCCAGCTGCATCGCCCGCAACCTGCAACGGCTTCGGCTTGGCGCCTCCCTGGAGGACTTCGTCTGGAACGACCTAGGGGAAATGATGGGCCTGGGGGTCGGCCAAGCCAGCCTGACCGGCATGGGAGTGACCCTGGCCGGCCCCGCCGCCTTTCAGCTGCGGCGGCTGGCCTACCTGGCGCGCATGCCCGGACTCCCCCAACAGCTCAAGGTGGCCGGCGGCTGGCTGGCGAACTGGCTATGA
- a CDS encoding phosphoadenylyl-sulfate reductase, which yields MTTSANPSAPSFDTQQACEQLRALSALERMRWGLETFGDGFALTTSFGIQAAVSLHLVSQLERPVPVIWVDTGYLPPETYQYSQMLVEHLGLKLHVAQSGVSPARMEALHGRLWETGQVEDLETYHRIRKVEPLDRALNDLKVTCWASGVRGGQTDHRKAMEPVQLVRGRWALRPLLDWNNRDVFYYMQENGLPQHPLFDKGYSTVGDWHSSAPDDGSTSGRATRFGGLKQECGIHLPGMAGEGI from the coding sequence ATGACCACGTCTGCCAACCCTTCCGCGCCCAGCTTCGACACCCAGCAGGCCTGTGAGCAGCTGCGGGCGTTGAGTGCGCTTGAGCGCATGCGTTGGGGGTTGGAGACCTTTGGTGATGGCTTCGCCCTGACCACCAGCTTTGGCATTCAGGCTGCGGTCTCGCTCCACCTGGTCAGTCAGTTGGAGCGCCCGGTTCCGGTGATCTGGGTGGACACGGGGTATCTGCCCCCGGAGACCTATCAGTACTCCCAGATGCTGGTGGAGCATCTGGGCCTGAAGCTGCATGTGGCCCAGTCCGGCGTCAGTCCAGCGCGCATGGAGGCTCTCCATGGCCGCCTTTGGGAAACCGGTCAGGTGGAAGACCTGGAGACCTATCACCGCATTCGCAAGGTCGAGCCCCTGGACCGGGCGCTCAACGACCTCAAGGTCACCTGCTGGGCCAGTGGTGTCCGCGGCGGCCAGACCGACCACCGCAAAGCGATGGAGCCCGTCCAGCTGGTCCGTGGCCGCTGGGCCCTGCGCCCCTTGCTGGATTGGAACAACCGCGACGTCTTCTATTACATGCAGGAGAACGGCCTGCCCCAGCACCCTCTGTTCGATAAGGGCTACTCGACGGTCGGCGACTGGCACTCCAGTGCCCCCGATGACGGCAGCACCAGCGGACGGGCCACCCGCTTTGGCGGTCTGAAGCAGGAATGCGGCATTCACCTGCCCGGGATGGCCGGCGAGGGCATCTAA
- a CDS encoding anhydro-N-acetylmuramic acid kinase → MRVLGLMSGTSADGVDAVLASFSGPIRRPRWQIHSRASLPYPEALRAQIVAVGQGQPTSAAELLELGEALTEVQAQAALACDPEGSAQRVGCHGQTLWHRPPSGERTGNSWQLLHAQRLAWRLRTPVVFDFRAADLALGGQGAPLVPAADAALLPPIGGWRALLNLGGIANLTLLPPRSGPDRQAAVLGWDCGPANSLLDLAVQHFSQGERSFDAGGAWAAEGQADEALISRWLQEPYFQSQPPKSTGRELFGAADLQRRLEQLNPLQPADALATLTAFTAAVVAQDLRQAPPALELLVAGGGARNATLMRELRRRCRGLCLRPLAELGIADSDREALAFALLAWWHGLGASGSLTSVTGASQPSVLGLCAEPPGLRHHP, encoded by the coding sequence ATGCGGGTCTTGGGACTGATGAGCGGCACCAGCGCCGATGGCGTTGATGCGGTGCTCGCCAGCTTCAGCGGCCCGATCAGGCGGCCCCGCTGGCAGATCCACAGCCGTGCCTCCCTGCCCTACCCCGAAGCCCTGCGCGCTCAGATCGTGGCGGTCGGCCAAGGGCAACCCACCAGCGCCGCGGAGCTGCTCGAGCTCGGTGAAGCGCTGACGGAGGTGCAGGCCCAGGCCGCCCTGGCCTGCGACCCCGAGGGCAGCGCCCAGAGGGTGGGCTGCCATGGCCAGACCCTCTGGCACCGCCCCCCCAGCGGCGAGCGCACCGGCAACAGCTGGCAACTGCTGCACGCGCAACGCCTGGCCTGGCGGCTGAGGACTCCGGTGGTGTTTGACTTCCGCGCCGCCGACCTGGCCCTGGGCGGCCAGGGCGCACCGCTCGTGCCGGCGGCCGATGCCGCCTTGCTTCCCCCGATCGGCGGCTGGCGTGCCCTGCTGAACCTCGGGGGCATCGCCAACCTGACCCTGCTGCCGCCCCGCTCCGGCCCCGACCGCCAAGCAGCGGTGCTGGGTTGGGACTGCGGCCCCGCCAACAGCCTCTTGGACCTGGCGGTTCAACACTTCAGCCAGGGCGAGCGGAGCTTTGATGCCGGCGGTGCCTGGGCGGCGGAAGGCCAGGCCGATGAAGCCCTCATCAGCCGCTGGCTGCAGGAACCTTATTTCCAAAGCCAACCGCCCAAATCAACGGGCCGCGAGCTCTTTGGCGCAGCCGACCTCCAGCGGCGCCTGGAGCAGCTCAATCCGCTCCAGCCCGCTGACGCCCTGGCCACCTTGACGGCCTTCACGGCGGCGGTGGTCGCGCAGGACTTGCGGCAGGCCCCTCCGGCCCTGGAGCTGCTGGTCGCGGGGGGCGGGGCACGCAACGCCACCTTGATGCGGGAACTGCGCCGCCGCTGCCGCGGCCTTTGCCTGCGGCCCCTCGCTGAGCTGGGCATTGCCGACAGCGACCGGGAGGCCCTGGCCTTTGCCCTGCTGGCCTGGTGGCACGGCCTGGGAGCCAGTGGCTCGCTGACGTCGGTGACCGGGGCCTCGCAGCCCTCCGTTCTCGGGCTCTGCGCCGAGCCACCGGGACTCAGGCACCACCCCTGA
- a CDS encoding peroxiredoxin: protein MPLQLGDTVPDFTQDSQLGPINLYDFAGDSWVVLFSHPADYTPVCTTELGEVSRLRSEWDKRNVKTIALSVDSAESHKGWICDINEVQKTTVDYPILADEDKKVSDLYGMIHPNSLNNLTVRSVFIIDPNKKLRLQITYPASTGRNFNEILRVIDSLQLTDHHQVATPVNWTDGQDCVVVPSIPTDEARSKFPKGVTEIKPYLRMTPQPNK from the coding sequence ATGCCTCTGCAGCTCGGCGACACCGTTCCCGATTTCACCCAGGACTCCCAACTGGGTCCGATCAACCTCTACGACTTCGCTGGTGACAGCTGGGTTGTGCTGTTCTCCCACCCCGCGGACTACACCCCCGTCTGCACCACCGAGCTGGGCGAGGTATCCCGGCTGCGGTCCGAGTGGGACAAGCGCAACGTCAAGACGATCGCCCTGAGCGTCGATTCCGCCGAGAGCCACAAGGGCTGGATCTGCGACATCAACGAGGTTCAGAAGACCACAGTTGACTATCCGATCCTGGCCGACGAAGACAAGAAGGTGAGCGATCTCTACGGGATGATCCATCCCAATTCGCTCAACAACCTGACGGTGCGCTCGGTGTTCATCATCGACCCCAACAAGAAGCTGCGCCTGCAGATCACCTACCCCGCCAGCACCGGCCGGAACTTCAACGAGATCCTGCGGGTGATCGACTCCCTGCAACTGACCGACCACCACCAGGTGGCCACCCCGGTCAACTGGACCGACGGTCAGGACTGCGTCGTGGTTCCCTCGATCCCCACCGACGAAGCCCGCAGCAAGTTCCCGAAGGGCGTGACCGAGATCAAGCCCTACCTGCGCATGACTCCGCAACCCAACAAGTGA
- a CDS encoding alpha/beta hydrolase → MRKALLPLAGVGFLMAGLSAQAIPQNGPTTINSDQSGVGFGAPTFIQPSGLPTQTARTVSNGFVRSNTLLPLGGNEVIDNPVPRNLSDLSGWSKDQLQAGLQQEYSVDVAAVARFLYSPKGEQFLKESIQENNYTPFYSQQNSLQAVRSAIILDSADGKLSSYGMMKQLPTDQRLQGSMKVCDVNSIENSQQATSLLSWYMNTPACIAAYTAEAPEPVKQPVRGLW, encoded by the coding sequence ATGCGCAAGGCACTCCTTCCCTTGGCTGGCGTTGGTTTCCTGATGGCAGGCCTGTCTGCGCAGGCCATCCCTCAGAACGGCCCCACCACCATCAACTCCGATCAGTCCGGCGTCGGCTTCGGCGCTCCGACCTTCATCCAGCCTTCCGGTCTTCCCACCCAGACCGCCCGGACGGTGAGCAACGGTTTCGTTCGCTCCAACACCCTGCTGCCCCTGGGCGGTAACGAGGTGATCGACAACCCCGTTCCTCGCAACCTCTCCGACCTGTCCGGTTGGTCCAAAGATCAGCTCCAGGCTGGTCTTCAGCAGGAATACTCCGTGGATGTGGCCGCTGTGGCTCGCTTCCTGTATTCCCCCAAGGGTGAGCAGTTCCTGAAAGAGAGCATTCAGGAGAACAACTACACCCCCTTCTACAGCCAGCAGAACAGCCTGCAGGCCGTGCGTAGCGCCATCATTCTCGACTCTGCCGACGGCAAGCTGTCGAGCTACGGGATGATGAAGCAGCTCCCCACCGACCAGCGCCTCCAGGGCTCGATGAAGGTCTGTGATGTCAACAGCATCGAGAACAGCCAGCAGGCCACCTCGCTGCTCAGCTGGTACATGAACACCCCGGCTTGCATCGCGGCTTACACCGCCGAAGCTCCCGAGCCGGTCAAGCAGCCCGTTCGCGGTCTCTGGTGA
- the bcp gene encoding thioredoxin-dependent thiol peroxidase encodes MALQVGDVAPEFSLPDQSGNSVSLSSFRGQRVVIYFYPKDDTPGCTKEACNFRDQWASFEKHGIAVLGISKDGATSHSKFISKYDLPFTLLSDAEPCPVAASYDSYGLKKFMGREYMGMMRHTFVVDAEGKIEKAYLKVKAASMADDILQDLGIN; translated from the coding sequence ATGGCCCTGCAGGTCGGAGACGTCGCACCGGAATTCAGCCTGCCTGATCAAAGCGGCAACAGCGTCAGCCTCAGCAGCTTCCGGGGGCAGCGGGTGGTGATCTACTTCTATCCCAAGGACGACACTCCGGGCTGCACCAAGGAAGCCTGCAACTTCCGCGATCAGTGGGCCAGCTTTGAGAAACACGGCATCGCGGTGCTGGGGATCAGCAAGGACGGCGCCACCAGCCACAGCAAATTCATCAGCAAGTACGACCTGCCCTTCACCCTGCTCAGTGACGCTGAGCCCTGCCCCGTAGCCGCCAGCTACGACAGCTACGGCCTCAAGAAATTCATGGGCCGCGAGTACATGGGCATGATGCGCCACACCTTTGTGGTGGATGCCGAAGGAAAGATCGAGAAGGCTTACCTCAAGGTGAAGGCGGCCTCGATGGCCGACGACATCCTTCAGGACCTCGGCATCAACTGA
- a CDS encoding 4'-phosphopantetheinyl transferase superfamily protein: MPAALQPRYRSSRQQLRARLAALFAVSAESIPLYSPPGEAPRLEAGWGFVSLSHSGEQLLLAWSPSAVGVDLERRDRVLQADLLAQRFFPPEENQALLALPAEARRLQVLCSWVRKEAAIKWMASSIAEELRHWYWDHTKQELIHLQRGLKPPSLCLESGGWLCALVGDGVGDTQWAEGG; the protein is encoded by the coding sequence TTGCCCGCTGCGCTCCAGCCCCGATATCGCTCCAGCCGCCAGCAGCTCCGCGCCCGCCTGGCAGCTTTGTTTGCGGTCTCTGCAGAGTCCATTCCCCTCTACAGCCCCCCTGGCGAGGCGCCGCGGCTGGAGGCGGGCTGGGGATTTGTGAGCTTGAGCCATAGCGGTGAGCAACTGCTGCTGGCTTGGTCCCCCTCGGCGGTGGGGGTGGACCTGGAGCGCCGCGATCGCGTGCTGCAGGCGGACCTGTTGGCCCAGCGTTTTTTCCCGCCTGAGGAGAACCAGGCGTTGCTGGCGCTGCCGGCGGAGGCGCGTCGCCTGCAGGTGTTGTGCAGTTGGGTGCGCAAGGAGGCGGCGATTAAGTGGATGGCGTCCTCCATCGCGGAGGAGTTGCGCCATTGGTATTGGGATCACACCAAACAGGAGTTAATCCACCTGCAACGGGGCCTCAAGCCCCCCTCGCTTTGCCTGGAGTCCGGCGGCTGGCTCTGCGCGCTGGTGGGGGATGGCGTGGGCGATACCCAGTGGGCTGAGGGCGGCTGA
- a CDS encoding AAA family ATPase — protein sequence MSDLFSHHGEQLRQHHAPLADRLRPRSLDDFQGQEEILGPGRLLRRAINADRVGNLIFYGPPGVGKTTLARIIAATTRAHFSSLNAVLAGVKDLRHEVDEAKRRLDQHGLRSLLFIDEVHRFNSAQQDALLPWVENGTVTLIGATTENPFFEVNKALVSRSRLFRLQPLENRHLHQLLERALRDQERGYGERPVQISPEAAAHLVEVAGGDARSLLNALELAVETTEPDGEGQIVITLAIAEESIQQRAVLYDKQGDAHFDTISAFIKSLRGSDPDAALFWLAKMIEAGENPRFIFRRMLISAGEDIGLADPQAVVVVEACAAAFERVGLPEGLYPLAQAALYLASTEKSNSLLGFFDALKNVKASNRQAVPAHLRDANRDGKAFGDGVGYRYPHAYAEHWVAQQYLPSDLQGQVFWQPGTLGWEGERRQRLQQRRAAQLAAAVEHQQELGEMLSSGPDDPELERWIQRQSGSEGERLDRLRQELWADAPWQRHDRVLLLEARSLLWALDPLQCCPEGGVVIHAASSADQTRLGTQLEVLDSLERPQLIPDLSALEGSGQRFEWIASRHPLKHSSPEELEAAVADFTALAAPKARLRLLFSQPQLGPAGGLKHAGTPADALAVLLERVMAIEQTILRPQPEPNALEAALIQQGWTLEWRAWEERLALPINEGLLARWFAADAPYRQQLSQTLSPAEIDRLNAELQQRLKGTLPQLLEHRLLSARRSD from the coding sequence GCGATCTCTTCAGCCATCACGGTGAGCAGCTGCGCCAGCACCATGCCCCCCTGGCTGACCGCCTTAGGCCCAGGAGCCTCGACGACTTTCAAGGCCAGGAGGAGATCCTCGGACCCGGTCGATTGCTGCGGCGTGCCATCAACGCCGACCGCGTCGGCAACCTGATTTTTTACGGCCCACCGGGCGTCGGCAAAACCACCCTGGCCCGGATCATTGCGGCCACCACCCGGGCCCACTTCAGCAGCCTCAATGCCGTCCTCGCCGGCGTGAAGGACCTGCGCCACGAGGTCGATGAAGCCAAGCGCCGGCTCGATCAGCACGGCCTGCGCAGCCTGCTCTTCATCGATGAGGTGCACCGCTTCAACAGCGCGCAGCAGGATGCTCTGCTGCCCTGGGTGGAAAACGGCACGGTCACCCTGATCGGAGCCACCACCGAAAACCCGTTCTTTGAGGTCAACAAAGCCCTGGTCAGTCGCTCACGGCTGTTTCGGCTTCAGCCCCTCGAGAACCGGCACCTGCATCAACTGCTCGAGCGGGCCCTGCGCGATCAGGAACGGGGCTATGGAGAGCGGCCCGTCCAGATCAGTCCTGAGGCCGCAGCACATCTCGTCGAGGTGGCCGGCGGCGACGCCCGCAGCCTGCTCAATGCGCTGGAGCTGGCGGTGGAGACGACGGAGCCCGATGGCGAGGGACAGATCGTCATCACCCTGGCCATCGCCGAAGAATCCATTCAGCAGCGGGCCGTTCTCTACGACAAACAAGGGGACGCCCACTTCGACACCATCAGCGCCTTCATCAAGTCCCTGCGCGGCAGCGACCCCGATGCCGCTCTCTTTTGGCTGGCGAAGATGATCGAAGCCGGGGAGAACCCCCGTTTCATTTTCCGGCGCATGCTGATCTCCGCCGGGGAAGACATCGGCCTGGCGGACCCCCAAGCCGTCGTGGTCGTTGAGGCCTGCGCCGCGGCCTTCGAGCGGGTGGGTTTACCGGAAGGCCTCTATCCCTTGGCCCAGGCGGCGCTCTATCTGGCCTCCACCGAAAAAAGCAACAGCCTGCTCGGCTTCTTTGACGCCCTCAAGAACGTCAAAGCCAGCAACCGCCAGGCGGTGCCGGCCCATCTGCGCGACGCCAACCGCGACGGCAAGGCCTTCGGCGATGGCGTCGGCTACCGCTACCCCCATGCCTACGCCGAGCACTGGGTCGCCCAGCAATACCTACCCAGCGATCTCCAGGGGCAGGTCTTCTGGCAGCCGGGAACCCTGGGTTGGGAAGGGGAGCGCCGCCAACGGCTGCAGCAGCGACGTGCCGCCCAGCTCGCCGCGGCCGTTGAGCATCAGCAGGAGCTGGGCGAGATGCTCAGCAGCGGTCCGGATGACCCCGAGCTCGAGCGCTGGATTCAACGGCAGTCCGGCAGCGAAGGGGAACGCCTCGATCGCCTCCGCCAGGAGCTCTGGGCTGATGCCCCTTGGCAACGGCATGACCGGGTACTCCTGCTCGAGGCCCGCTCCCTGCTCTGGGCCCTCGATCCCCTGCAGTGCTGCCCCGAAGGCGGTGTAGTGATCCACGCCGCCAGCAGCGCCGATCAAACGCGACTGGGCACACAACTGGAGGTCCTCGACAGCCTGGAGCGCCCCCAACTGATCCCAGACCTCAGCGCACTCGAGGGAAGCGGCCAACGCTTCGAATGGATTGCCAGCCGGCATCCGCTCAAACACAGCAGCCCCGAGGAACTCGAGGCTGCAGTTGCCGACTTCACGGCACTCGCTGCACCGAAGGCCCGCCTGCGCCTGCTCTTCAGCCAGCCCCAGCTGGGTCCCGCGGGAGGACTGAAGCACGCGGGCACGCCCGCCGATGCGTTGGCCGTCCTGCTGGAGAGAGTGATGGCGATCGAGCAGACCATCCTCAGGCCCCAACCCGAGCCCAACGCGCTCGAGGCCGCCCTGATCCAGCAGGGCTGGACCCTGGAGTGGAGAGCGTGGGAGGAACGGCTGGCACTACCGATTAACGAGGGATTGCTCGCCCGTTGGTTTGCAGCGGATGCCCCCTACCGCCAGCAGCTCAGCCAAACGCTCAGCCCAGCTGAGATCGATCGCCTCAATGCCGAGCTCCAGCAACGCCTGAAGGGGACGCTGCCGCAGTTGCTGGAGCATCGACTCCTCAGCGCTCGCCGTTCGGACTAA
- the hflX gene encoding GTPase HflX → MGRTAGLRPAQTRRLERLSHRRHPESAGVDWISLQRLAAESAELDLPLSLVLDERGLCRLLWVGPLEQSGRLLERLPGGPRRQGNALRLITCVGRAKHLEPQGHEAVVGLDLQPGFWLRFGNSPQAGGRWPAAAFSPSSDPHCPWQPLEQDDLAVLCELAPPEPQQAPPARALAGQEQVLLLVLSPSDPEDARREIAELEGLVRSAGAKPLGLVVQRQSNRNGQNLWGEGKVQEAALEARRLGASLVVTDRELTPAQARTLEARLELPVSDRSELILDIFAQRAASSAGRLQVELAQLRYRLPRLAGRGLSLSRQGGGIGTRGPGETQLEKDRRAIARRIDKLQRDVQKLREHRARLRSNRRTQRRLALVGYTNAGKSSLLNALSKAPQQEAVLAENKLFATLDPTTRRIVQPNPDGGAPAHLLLTDTVGFIRDLPPPLVEAFRSTLEETLDADQLLLVVDLSDPGWCEQLSTVHAILDQLGSDVPRQLIANQIDRCPKAAIDQAKALDPQVLFVSATGGLGLEHLKRSLFA, encoded by the coding sequence ATGGGCCGCACCGCCGGCTTGCGGCCCGCCCAGACCAGACGCCTCGAGCGGCTCAGCCACCGGCGTCATCCCGAGAGTGCCGGGGTGGACTGGATCAGTCTTCAGCGCCTGGCGGCCGAAAGCGCCGAGCTGGACCTGCCGCTGAGCCTGGTGCTGGATGAGCGGGGGCTCTGCCGCTTGCTCTGGGTGGGCCCCCTAGAGCAATCGGGCCGGCTGCTCGAGCGCCTGCCTGGCGGCCCCCGCAGGCAAGGCAATGCCCTGCGCCTGATCACCTGCGTGGGGCGGGCCAAACACCTTGAGCCCCAGGGCCATGAGGCCGTCGTCGGGCTCGATCTGCAGCCGGGGTTCTGGCTGCGTTTCGGCAACAGTCCCCAGGCCGGCGGCCGCTGGCCGGCCGCCGCCTTCAGCCCCAGCTCAGATCCCCACTGCCCCTGGCAGCCCCTGGAGCAGGACGACCTTGCGGTGCTCTGTGAGCTGGCACCGCCCGAGCCCCAACAGGCCCCGCCGGCCCGGGCGCTGGCGGGCCAAGAGCAGGTGCTGCTGCTGGTGCTCAGCCCCAGCGATCCGGAGGATGCCCGACGTGAAATCGCCGAGCTCGAGGGACTGGTGCGCAGTGCCGGCGCCAAGCCCCTGGGGCTGGTGGTGCAGCGCCAGTCCAACCGCAACGGCCAGAACCTCTGGGGCGAAGGCAAGGTGCAGGAGGCGGCGCTGGAGGCCCGGCGTCTCGGCGCATCGCTGGTGGTGACCGATCGCGAACTCACCCCGGCCCAGGCCAGGACCCTGGAGGCCCGGCTCGAGCTGCCCGTCAGTGACCGCAGCGAGCTGATCCTCGACATCTTTGCCCAGAGGGCCGCCAGTTCCGCCGGCCGGCTGCAGGTGGAGCTGGCGCAGCTGCGTTACCGCCTGCCGCGGCTCGCGGGCCGGGGCCTCTCGCTCTCGCGGCAGGGGGGCGGGATCGGCACTCGAGGCCCAGGGGAAACGCAACTGGAAAAAGACCGCAGGGCCATCGCCCGCCGGATCGACAAGCTGCAGCGGGATGTGCAGAAGCTGCGGGAACACCGGGCTCGGCTGCGCAGCAACCGCCGCACCCAGCGCCGCCTCGCCCTGGTGGGATACACGAACGCCGGCAAAAGCTCCCTGTTGAACGCCCTCAGCAAAGCGCCGCAGCAGGAGGCGGTGCTGGCGGAAAACAAACTCTTCGCCACCCTCGATCCCACCACCCGCCGGATCGTGCAGCCCAACCCGGATGGGGGAGCCCCGGCGCACCTGCTCCTGACCGACACGGTGGGCTTTATCCGGGACCTACCGCCGCCGCTGGTGGAAGCCTTCCGCTCCACCCTCGAAGAAACCCTGGATGCCGATCAACTGCTGCTGGTGGTGGACCTCTCCGACCCCGGCTGGTGCGAGCAGCTCAGCACCGTCCACGCCATCCTCGATCAACTCGGCAGCGATGTCCCGCGGCAACTGATCGCCAATCAAATCGACCGCTGCCCCAAGGCCGCGATCGATCAGGCCAAAGCGCTGGACCCCCAGGTGCTGTTCGTCTCGGCCACCGGCGGGCTTGGGCTCGAGCACCTCAAGCGCAGCCTTTTCGCCTGA